A region of Etheostoma cragini isolate CJK2018 chromosome 2, CSU_Ecrag_1.0, whole genome shotgun sequence DNA encodes the following proteins:
- the LOC117953657 gene encoding insulin-like growth factor-binding protein 4, whose protein sequence is MVRRGGVGVAPSSWGLWAFGTLSLVALCLSDLAIRCPVCSEERLASCRLPDGCEETVREPGCGCCPTCALLKGAHCGVYSPRCGTGLRCYPPRGMERPLHSLMHGQGVCTDEREVEENSAIDRQDEIIPDHPNNSNIRCSPQDKRCIQKTLARHPPKSTNQRSNTAREETKAALAPCRAELQRALDRLASNTRTHDDLFTIPIPNCDKNGDFHPKQCHPARDGQRGRCWCVDQKTGMRLPGPLELRGELDCHQLMTATLRD, encoded by the exons ATGGTCCGTAGAGGTGGTGTGGGAGTAGCTCCGTCCAGCTGGGGCCTTTGGGCATTTGGCACCCTGTCGCTGGTGGCATTGTGCTTGTCGGACCTGGCCATCCGATGCCCGGTGTGCTCTGAGGAGAGGCTGGCCAGCTGCCGTCTGCCAGACGGCTGCGAGGAGACGGTGCGGGAGCCCGGCTGCGGCTGCTGCCCCACCTGTGCCCTGCTAAAAGGGGCGCACTGTGGTGTCTACTCGCCTCGATGTGGCACGGGCCTCCGCTGCTACCCGCCGCGTGGCATGGAGAGGCCACTGCACTCGCTGATGCACGGCCAAGGGGTGTGCACTGATGaaagggaggtggaggagaacTCAG CAATAGACAGGCAGGATGAGATCATCCCTGACCATCCTAACAACAGCAATATCCGCTGCAGTCCACAAGACAAGCGCTGCATACAGAAGACACTGGCCCGACACCCTCCAAAATCCACAAATCAGAGAAGCAACACTGCCAGAGAGGAGACGAAGGCGGCGCTG GCTCCATGTCGTGCTGAGCTACAGAGAGCGTTGGACAGATTGGCATCAAACACTCGCACACATGATGATCTCTTCACCATCCCCATCCCCAACTGTGACAAGAATGGAGATTTTCACCCTAAGCAG TGTCATCCGGCACGTGATGGCCAGCGGGGAAGGTGCTGGTGTGTGGATCAGAAGACGGGCATGAGGCTGCCGGGCCCGCTGGAGCTGCGAGGGGAACTGGACTGCCACCAGTTAATGACTGCTACCCTGAGGGATTGA